A DNA window from Streptomyces sp. CA-278952 contains the following coding sequences:
- a CDS encoding ricin-type beta-trefoil lectin domain protein — protein MRRTSTRVRGLGSLRRLRCTVAAAVALAAAVGGMAAAGPAGATESGTSSIASTPLPPALEAVRAAEATQLYGSPAERPLGDRRTGLISLGDSEISGEGVGTYDPGTNGPDNWCHRSPDAAIHRTGIAADVTYNVSCSGAHTGNIKIGGNKQYADELVQSDSLAIKARNTRIKMIVLVAGANDDLQFGPVMTDCVVRYISLQGPCEPKYAGGWQARVDALVPKVEQTVRDLRTVMTDAGYGDGDYKLVLMGYPSPIGPDFRDNPKFPGKLICGGLGYDSDTAWGRNTAVPAFQVGMRKAAAATGATYLDNSRLFHGHEVCTENTWARGLFIDVSKPGLPDENSVRQSFHPNAAGHRAFASCLTQLYDSGLREAGCADPASTGNPVLTRAAFDDLFTPLRNEATGTCVDVPASVTRNGTAIGGWDCHGGRNQNWWYDAGTQTARTALSHDRCLDVPGAEYDTGATLVVWDCSGAANQKFVRQADTLRPAAATGLCLTLAGAKDPLRLQTCDGGANQRFV, from the coding sequence ATGAGGCGCACCAGCACCAGAGTTCGAGGGCTCGGAAGCCTTCGCCGGCTTCGCTGTACGGTCGCGGCCGCAGTCGCTCTCGCGGCCGCCGTCGGCGGTATGGCCGCCGCCGGCCCCGCGGGCGCGACGGAGTCGGGTACCAGCTCTATCGCATCCACCCCTCTCCCGCCCGCGCTGGAAGCCGTCCGGGCCGCCGAGGCCACCCAGCTGTACGGGAGCCCCGCCGAGCGGCCGCTCGGCGACCGCAGGACCGGGCTGATCTCGCTCGGCGACAGCGAGATCTCCGGCGAGGGCGTCGGCACCTACGACCCCGGCACCAACGGGCCGGACAACTGGTGCCACCGCTCACCGGACGCCGCCATCCACCGCACGGGCATCGCGGCGGACGTCACGTACAACGTCTCGTGTTCCGGCGCCCATACCGGAAACATCAAGATCGGCGGAAACAAGCAGTACGCCGATGAGCTCGTGCAGAGCGACAGCCTCGCGATCAAGGCCCGCAACACCCGGATCAAGATGATCGTCCTGGTCGCCGGGGCCAACGACGACCTCCAGTTCGGCCCGGTCATGACCGACTGCGTGGTCCGCTACATCAGCCTCCAGGGCCCCTGCGAACCGAAGTACGCGGGCGGCTGGCAGGCCCGCGTCGACGCCCTGGTCCCCAAGGTCGAGCAGACCGTCCGCGACCTGCGCACCGTCATGACGGACGCCGGGTACGGAGACGGCGACTACAAGCTCGTCCTGATGGGCTACCCGAGCCCGATCGGCCCGGACTTCCGCGACAACCCGAAGTTCCCCGGCAAGCTCATCTGCGGCGGACTCGGCTACGACTCCGACACCGCCTGGGGCCGCAACACCGCCGTGCCCGCCTTCCAGGTCGGCATGCGCAAGGCCGCCGCCGCCACCGGAGCCACCTACCTCGACAACTCGCGGCTCTTCCACGGCCACGAGGTCTGCACCGAGAACACCTGGGCGCGCGGGCTCTTCATCGACGTGAGCAAGCCGGGGCTGCCCGACGAGAACTCCGTCCGGCAGTCCTTCCACCCCAACGCGGCCGGCCACCGGGCCTTCGCCTCCTGCCTCACCCAGCTGTACGACTCCGGGCTGCGCGAGGCGGGCTGCGCCGACCCGGCGAGCACGGGGAACCCGGTCCTGACGCGAGCGGCCTTCGACGACCTGTTCACCCCGCTCAGGAACGAGGCGACCGGGACCTGCGTGGACGTCCCCGCCTCGGTCACCCGTAACGGCACGGCGATCGGCGGCTGGGACTGCCACGGCGGGCGCAACCAGAACTGGTGGTACGACGCCGGTACGCAGACGGCCCGCACCGCGCTCAGCCACGACCGCTGCCTGGACGTGCCGGGCGCCGAGTACGACACCGGCGCCACGCTCGTCGTGTGGGACTGCTCGGGCGCGGCCAACCAGAAGTTCGTCCGGCAGGCGGACACCCTCCGCCCGGCCGCCGCGACCGGCCTGTGTCTGACGCTGGCGGGGGCCAAGGACCCGCTCAGGCTCCAGACGTGCGACGGCGGCGCGAACCAGCGCTTCGTGTAG
- a CDS encoding class II fumarate hydratase, whose translation MVDTSGDMPGGSGFRIEHDSMGEVKVPAGAKWRAQTQRAVENFPVSGQRLERAHIEALARIKGAAAKVNAELKVLDPDISAAIQEAAAEVASGRWDEHFPVDVFQTGSGTSSNMNTNEVIATLATERLGREVHPNDHVNASQSSNDVFPSSIHIAATAAVTADLIPALDHLAESLGRKSAEFAEVVKSGRTHLMDATPVTLGQEFGGYAAQIRYGVERLRASLPRLAELPLGGTAVGTGINTPPGFSAAVIAEVAEATGLPLTEARDHFEAQGARDGLVETSGQLRTIAVSLTKICNDLRWMASGPRTGLAEIALPDLQPGSSIMPGKVNPVIPEAVLMVAAQVTGNDATVATAGAAGNFELNVMLPVIAKNLLESVRLLANASRLLADRTVDGIIADVERARAYAESSPSVVTPLNKYLGYEEAAKVAKKSLKDGTTIRETVLASGYVERGDLTMEQLDEALDVLRMTRP comes from the coding sequence ATGGTCGACACGTCAGGTGACATGCCCGGTGGCAGCGGTTTCCGCATCGAGCACGACTCGATGGGTGAGGTGAAGGTCCCCGCGGGCGCCAAGTGGCGCGCCCAGACCCAGCGGGCGGTGGAGAACTTCCCCGTCTCCGGGCAGCGTCTGGAGCGGGCGCACATCGAGGCGCTGGCCCGGATCAAGGGCGCGGCGGCCAAGGTCAACGCCGAGCTGAAGGTGCTGGATCCGGACATCTCCGCCGCGATCCAGGAGGCCGCCGCCGAGGTCGCTTCGGGCCGCTGGGACGAGCACTTCCCGGTCGACGTGTTCCAGACGGGTTCGGGCACCTCGTCGAACATGAACACCAACGAGGTGATCGCCACCCTCGCCACCGAGCGCCTCGGCCGCGAGGTCCACCCCAACGACCATGTGAACGCCTCCCAGTCGTCCAACGACGTCTTCCCGTCCTCCATCCACATCGCGGCCACCGCCGCCGTCACCGCCGACCTGATCCCCGCCCTGGACCACCTGGCGGAATCCCTGGGGCGGAAATCGGCCGAATTCGCGGAGGTCGTGAAGTCCGGCCGTACGCATCTGATGGACGCCACCCCGGTCACCCTCGGCCAGGAGTTCGGCGGCTACGCGGCCCAGATCCGCTACGGCGTGGAGCGGCTGCGCGCCTCCCTCCCCCGGCTCGCCGAACTGCCGCTCGGCGGTACGGCGGTGGGCACCGGCATCAACACCCCGCCCGGCTTCTCCGCCGCCGTGATCGCGGAGGTCGCGGAGGCCACCGGGCTGCCGCTCACCGAGGCCCGCGACCACTTCGAGGCGCAGGGCGCGCGGGACGGGCTCGTGGAGACCTCGGGCCAGCTGCGGACCATCGCCGTCTCGCTGACGAAGATCTGCAACGATCTCCGGTGGATGGCGTCGGGCCCGCGCACCGGCCTCGCCGAGATCGCGCTGCCCGACCTCCAGCCCGGCTCCTCCATCATGCCGGGCAAGGTCAACCCGGTGATCCCCGAGGCGGTCCTGATGGTCGCCGCCCAGGTCACCGGCAACGACGCGACGGTCGCCACGGCCGGCGCCGCGGGCAACTTCGAGCTGAACGTCATGCTCCCGGTCATCGCGAAGAACCTGCTGGAGTCCGTACGGCTGCTGGCCAACGCCTCACGGCTGCTCGCCGACCGCACGGTCGACGGCATCATCGCCGACGTGGAGCGGGCCCGCGCCTACGCCGAGTCCTCGCCGTCCGTGGTGACCCCGCTGAACAAGTACCTCGGCTACGAGGAGGCGGCGAAGGTCGCCAAGAAGTCCCTCAAGGACGGGACGACGATCCGCGAGACGGTCCTGGCCTCGGGGTACGTCGAGCGCGGCGACCTGACGATGGAGCAGCTCGACGAGGCGCTGGACGTGCTGCGGATGACGCGCCCGTGA
- a CDS encoding transglycosylase domain-containing protein, whose product MGRADARRAQARESRRAPKSGGIRRLFTWKKLLGAAFGIVLLGMGAFGALYVYVDVPAANAMAERQSNVYQYSDGTVLARTGKGVNRQIVDLDEVPQKVQHAFVAAENKSFYKDQGVDLKGTTRALLNTVSGKGKQGGSTITQQYVKNFYLTQDPTVSRKLKELVISLKVDQQESKEKILAGYINTAYYGRGASGIQAAAQAYYGVDAKDLNVSQGAYLASLLQAPSQYDWNTATDTGKKLVKERWAYTLRNMVEMKWLTESEKAGLEFPVPQKPKPAQGMEGQAGYLVEAANKELDKQGVSAADRDAGGWTFTLTVDKKRQKALEKAVDDQLESKLDREGNKVDATVQAGATSVDPKTGKVVALYGGEDYIKHYISNATRQDYQPASTFKPLVLASALENESKTQDGSLIGLNTVYDGTSKRPVVGSDTPFAPQNQDDRSYGPVSVQKALNSSVNSVFAQMIVDVTPAAVKETALALGVPDKNFPERPAVTLGTMNASTWDMAGVYATLDNHGRKVTPHILQSAEHRDRTVNAEKPKREQAISRASADTVTKGLTGVVDAGSGGAANSPAYDAAAKTGTSEDNKSAWFAGYTPELTTVVALFGEGDGGRKQVSLTGTANSGRASGSGFPARIWADYTLGALGGGSDKTFDLQDVERGEVPAPPTPSDTPSEESTPSEEPSPSDRPSETPSETPSDTPSSSTPPPPPSSTPPTSPSTSPEVPPQPGEDDGRPGERPSGNGLLGE is encoded by the coding sequence ATGGGTCGAGCGGATGCGCGACGAGCCCAGGCGCGGGAGTCGCGCCGGGCCCCGAAGAGCGGCGGCATACGCAGACTCTTCACGTGGAAGAAGCTGCTGGGCGCGGCCTTCGGGATCGTCCTGCTGGGCATGGGAGCCTTCGGGGCGCTCTACGTGTACGTCGACGTCCCCGCCGCCAACGCCATGGCGGAGCGGCAGAGCAACGTCTACCAGTACAGCGACGGCACGGTCCTCGCCCGGACCGGCAAGGGCGTCAACCGCCAGATCGTCGACCTGGACGAGGTGCCCCAGAAGGTCCAGCACGCCTTCGTCGCCGCCGAGAACAAGTCCTTCTACAAGGACCAGGGCGTCGACCTGAAGGGCACCACCCGCGCCCTCCTCAACACCGTCAGCGGCAAGGGCAAGCAGGGTGGCTCGACCATCACCCAGCAGTACGTGAAGAACTTCTACCTGACGCAGGACCCCACCGTGAGCCGCAAGCTCAAGGAGCTGGTGATCTCGCTCAAGGTCGACCAGCAGGAGTCCAAGGAGAAGATCCTCGCCGGGTACATCAACACCGCCTACTACGGGCGCGGCGCGAGCGGCATCCAGGCCGCCGCCCAGGCGTACTACGGCGTCGACGCCAAGGACCTGAACGTCTCCCAGGGCGCCTACCTCGCCTCCCTCCTCCAGGCCCCCAGCCAGTACGACTGGAACACCGCGACCGACACCGGCAAGAAGCTGGTCAAGGAGCGCTGGGCCTACACCCTGCGCAACATGGTCGAGATGAAGTGGCTGACCGAGTCCGAGAAGGCCGGCCTGGAGTTCCCCGTCCCCCAGAAGCCCAAGCCCGCCCAGGGCATGGAGGGCCAGGCCGGCTACCTCGTCGAGGCCGCCAACAAGGAGCTGGACAAGCAGGGCGTCTCCGCCGCCGACCGCGACGCGGGCGGCTGGACCTTCACCCTCACCGTCGACAAGAAGCGCCAGAAGGCGCTGGAGAAGGCGGTGGACGACCAGCTGGAGTCCAAGCTCGACCGCGAGGGCAACAAGGTCGACGCCACCGTCCAGGCCGGCGCCACCTCCGTCGACCCGAAGACCGGCAAGGTCGTCGCCCTGTACGGCGGCGAGGACTACATCAAGCACTACATCAGCAACGCCACCCGCCAGGACTACCAGCCCGCCTCCACCTTCAAGCCGCTGGTGCTCGCCTCCGCCCTGGAGAACGAGTCGAAGACGCAGGACGGCAGCCTGATCGGGCTCAACACGGTGTACGACGGCACCAGCAAGCGGCCCGTCGTCGGCAGCGACACCCCGTTCGCCCCGCAGAACCAGGACGACCGCAGTTACGGTCCGGTCTCCGTCCAGAAGGCATTGAACAGCTCGGTCAACTCCGTCTTCGCGCAGATGATCGTCGATGTGACGCCCGCCGCCGTCAAGGAGACCGCGCTCGCCCTCGGCGTACCGGACAAGAACTTCCCCGAGCGCCCCGCCGTCACTCTCGGCACCATGAACGCCTCGACCTGGGACATGGCCGGCGTGTACGCCACGCTCGACAACCACGGCCGGAAGGTCACCCCGCACATCCTCCAGTCCGCCGAGCACCGCGACCGCACGGTGAACGCCGAGAAGCCCAAGCGGGAGCAGGCCATCAGCCGCGCCTCGGCCGACACCGTGACCAAGGGGCTCACCGGGGTCGTCGACGCCGGTTCCGGGGGCGCGGCCAACAGCCCCGCCTACGACGCGGCGGCCAAGACCGGCACCTCCGAGGACAACAAGTCGGCCTGGTTCGCCGGGTACACCCCGGAGCTGACCACGGTCGTGGCCCTCTTCGGCGAGGGCGACGGCGGCCGCAAGCAGGTCTCCCTGACCGGTACGGCCAACTCCGGCCGCGCCAGCGGCAGCGGCTTCCCGGCCAGGATCTGGGCCGACTACACCCTCGGCGCCCTCGGCGGCGGGTCCGACAAGACGTTCGACCTCCAGGACGTGGAACGCGGCGAGGTGCCCGCCCCGCCGACGCCGTCCGACACTCCCTCCGAGGAGTCCACCCCGTCCGAGGAGCCGTCCCCGTCGGACAGGCCCTCCGAGACGCCGAGCGAGACGCCCAGCGACACCCCGTCGTCGTCGACGCCGCCGCCTCCGCCCAGCAGCACGCCCCCCACCTCGCCCTCCACGAGCCCGGAGGTGCCGCCCCAGCCCGGGGAGGACGACGGCCGGCCGGGCGAACGGCCGAGCGGCAACGGACTGCTCGGCGAGTGA
- a CDS encoding thioesterase II family protein, whose amino-acid sequence MADEETVLICLPFAGAGPSFFTPWQKLAPEGLRILPVSLPGREKRFPEPAHTSAAPAVDDAYAQVTAALGGEDGSGGPVVLFGHSMGAVLAYELAHRIERSGGPVRLAALVVSGAPGPWTPRTDRADGLPDEEFAARVRAFAGYDHPALADPEMRELLLPALRADVRLHETYVPSTERPLGVPVISVRGREDTLVGAAEAAEWGRATTGKLTVAEPAGGHMYLTERPGELLELVAAEVRAARGR is encoded by the coding sequence GTGGCCGACGAAGAGACCGTCCTCATCTGCCTGCCCTTCGCCGGGGCGGGTCCCTCCTTCTTCACGCCCTGGCAGAAGCTGGCCCCGGAGGGTCTGCGGATCCTCCCGGTGTCGCTGCCGGGCCGCGAGAAGCGGTTCCCCGAGCCCGCCCACACCTCGGCGGCCCCGGCCGTCGACGACGCGTACGCGCAGGTGACAGCGGCCCTCGGTGGAGAGGACGGGAGCGGCGGCCCGGTGGTCCTGTTCGGGCACAGCATGGGTGCGGTCCTCGCGTACGAACTGGCGCACCGGATCGAGCGGTCGGGCGGGCCGGTCCGCCTGGCCGCGCTCGTGGTCAGCGGTGCGCCCGGCCCGTGGACGCCGCGCACGGACCGGGCGGACGGGCTGCCCGACGAGGAGTTCGCCGCCCGGGTCCGGGCGTTCGCCGGGTACGACCACCCGGCGCTGGCCGACCCGGAGATGCGGGAGCTGCTGCTGCCGGCGCTCCGGGCGGACGTCCGGCTCCACGAGACGTATGTACCGTCCACGGAGCGGCCGTTGGGCGTCCCGGTCATCTCCGTCCGGGGGCGGGAGGACACCCTGGTCGGGGCGGCGGAGGCCGCCGAGTGGGGCCGGGCGACGACGGGGAAGCTGACCGTGGCCGAGCCGGCTGGCGGGCACATGTATCTCACCGAGCGGCCGGGCGAGCTGCTGGAGCTGGTGGCCGCCGAGGTGCGGGCGGCAAGGGGCCGGTGA
- a CDS encoding M18 family aminopeptidase: MTPAPHRSHTDDLLAFIAASPSPYHVVASAAQRLEKAGFRELRGTDDWTGATGGCFVSRAGALIAWYVPEGAPAHTPFRIVGTHTDSPNLRIKPAPDTGTSGWRQIGVEIYGGVPLNTWLDRDLGISGRLALRGPDGAPRSRLVQIDEPLLRVPQLAIHLDRSVNEGVALDRQRHIAPIWALGDPREGELLRRVASAAGEDPADVLGWDLMLHDVQPPGYLGLDQEFVVASRLDNQVSVHAGVTALVDAATGATQPSFVPVLAAFDHEEVGSGSETGAQSPLLERILSRSVSARGGSDEDWSRALAGAFCVSADMAHAVHPNYAERHDPDHRPIPNGGPTVKVNVNQRYATDSTGFAVFTAAAERAGAPWQPFVSNNAMPCGTSIGPLTAARLGVTTVDVGVPGLSMHSARELCGVRDPGYLAAILTTIMVGD; encoded by the coding sequence ATGACTCCGGCCCCCCACCGCAGCCACACCGACGACCTGCTCGCCTTCATCGCCGCCAGCCCTTCCCCGTACCACGTGGTGGCCAGTGCGGCCCAGCGTCTGGAGAAGGCCGGGTTCCGCGAACTGCGCGGCACGGACGACTGGACGGGGGCGACCGGCGGTTGCTTCGTCAGCCGCGCCGGTGCGCTGATCGCCTGGTACGTCCCCGAGGGCGCGCCCGCCCACACCCCGTTCCGGATCGTCGGCACCCACACCGACTCCCCCAATCTGCGGATCAAACCGGCGCCGGACACCGGGACTTCGGGGTGGCGGCAGATCGGTGTGGAGATCTACGGCGGGGTCCCGCTGAACACCTGGCTCGACCGGGACCTGGGCATCTCCGGCCGCCTCGCCCTGCGCGGCCCCGACGGCGCCCCGCGCAGCCGGCTCGTACAGATCGACGAACCCCTGTTGCGGGTGCCCCAGTTGGCCATTCACCTGGACCGCTCGGTGAACGAGGGCGTGGCCCTGGACCGGCAGCGGCACATCGCGCCGATCTGGGCGCTGGGCGACCCGCGGGAGGGCGAGCTGCTGCGCCGGGTCGCTTCGGCCGCCGGGGAGGACCCGGCGGATGTGCTGGGCTGGGACCTGATGTTGCACGACGTCCAGCCGCCCGGATATCTGGGCCTGGACCAGGAATTCGTGGTGGCGTCCCGGCTGGACAACCAGGTCTCGGTGCACGCCGGGGTGACCGCGCTGGTGGACGCGGCGACGGGGGCCACGCAGCCCTCCTTCGTACCGGTGCTGGCCGCCTTCGACCACGAGGAGGTCGGCAGCGGTTCCGAGACGGGTGCGCAGAGCCCGCTGCTGGAGCGGATCCTGTCGCGGTCCGTGTCGGCGCGCGGCGGCAGCGACGAAGACTGGTCGCGGGCGCTGGCGGGCGCGTTCTGCGTCTCCGCCGACATGGCGCACGCGGTCCACCCCAACTACGCGGAGCGGCACGACCCCGACCACCGCCCGATCCCCAACGGCGGCCCGACGGTCAAGGTGAACGTCAACCAGCGGTACGCCACCGACTCCACCGGCTTCGCGGTGTTCACGGCGGCGGCCGAGCGGGCCGGGGCCCCCTGGCAGCCGTTCGTCTCCAACAACGCGATGCCCTGCGGCACGTCGATCGGCCCGCTCACGGCGGCCCGCCTCGGCGTCACCACGGTGGACGTCGGGGTGCCCGGCCTGTCGATGCACTCGGCGCGCGAGCTGTGCGGGGTGCGCGACCCGGGCTACCTCGCCGCGATCCTCACCACGATCATGGTCGGGGACTGA
- a CDS encoding SPFH domain-containing protein codes for MTAQHDDHRLGAPADDLAIDAPDLPAPQVREVTAHSIPGGVGLLLTVVGVFAGVGLAIVGGVIGAGGNNAVGVPLFIAGVLVVITSFFCMSGVKMVAPGEARVIQLFGRYVGTIRADGLRWINPLTSSRKISTRVRNHETAVLKVNDAYGNPIELASIVVWKVEDTAQALFEVDDFLEFVATQTEAAVRHIAIEYPYDAHEEDGLSLRGNAEEITEKLAVELTARVKAAGVLIIESRFSHLAYAPEIASAMLQRQQAGAVVAARQQIVEGAVGMVEMALARIAEQDIVELDSERKAAMVSNLMVVLCGDRAAQPVLNTGSLYQ; via the coding sequence ATGACCGCACAGCACGACGACCACCGCCTGGGCGCACCGGCCGACGATCTCGCGATCGACGCCCCCGACCTGCCCGCACCCCAGGTCAGGGAGGTCACCGCACACTCCATCCCGGGCGGCGTCGGTCTGCTTTTGACCGTCGTCGGGGTGTTCGCCGGAGTCGGTCTCGCCATCGTCGGCGGGGTGATCGGGGCCGGCGGGAACAACGCGGTCGGCGTCCCGCTCTTCATCGCCGGGGTGCTCGTGGTGATCACCTCGTTCTTCTGCATGAGCGGTGTGAAGATGGTCGCTCCGGGCGAGGCCCGGGTGATCCAGCTCTTCGGCCGGTACGTCGGCACCATCCGCGCCGACGGGCTCCGCTGGATCAACCCGCTCACCTCCAGCCGCAAGATCTCCACCCGTGTCCGCAACCACGAGACCGCCGTCCTCAAGGTCAACGACGCCTACGGCAACCCGATCGAGCTGGCCTCGATCGTCGTGTGGAAGGTCGAGGACACCGCCCAGGCGCTCTTCGAGGTCGACGACTTCCTGGAGTTCGTCGCCACCCAGACCGAGGCGGCCGTACGGCACATCGCCATCGAGTACCCGTACGACGCCCACGAGGAGGACGGCCTCTCCCTGCGGGGCAACGCGGAGGAGATCACCGAGAAGCTGGCCGTCGAGCTGACCGCCCGGGTGAAGGCCGCCGGCGTCCTGATCATCGAGTCGCGCTTCAGCCACCTCGCGTACGCCCCCGAGATCGCCTCCGCCATGCTCCAGCGCCAGCAGGCCGGCGCGGTCGTCGCGGCCCGCCAGCAGATCGTCGAGGGCGCGGTGGGCATGGTCGAGATGGCCCTGGCCCGGATCGCCGAGCAGGACATCGTGGAGCTGGACTCCGAGCGGAAGGCGGCCATGGTCAGCAATCTGATGGTGGTGCTGTGCGGTGACCGCGCGGCCCAGCCGGTCCTCAACACGGGCTCCCTCTACCAGTGA
- a CDS encoding ATP-binding SpoIIE family protein phosphatase, translated as MTEHPTSHEGRQPLAARQQERTRPRQQDAAAAASAAGVPAPAAAPNPGPGAAAVSEAQAATRREGDRLRFVGAATRRIARGIDLDEIVLGLCRASVPTFSDAILVYLRDPLPVGDERPVSPFVLRLRRSDRLRVSGEEGGEASGSETERLRPLILDPQADLMPAAELCEVRAGGALAEVLRGVRPVFGDSAAARAALPELLGPGRSVPTGHRAILAPLRGRRRVIGAAVFVRGTERTPFEASDLLVAAQLATHTALGIDKAVLYGREAYIADELQRTMLPDSLPQPTGVRLASRYLPAAETARVGGDWYDAIPLPGSRVALVVGDVMGHSMTSAAIMGQLRTTAQTLAQLDLPPQEVLHHLDEQAQRLGSDRMATCLYAVYDPVAHRITIANAGHPPPVLLHLGGRAEVLVVPPGAPIGVGGVDFEAVELDAPAGATLLLYTDGLVESRLRDVWTGIEQLRERLAATAQLTGPDHSPPLEALCDDVLDMLGPGDRDDDIALLAARFDGIAPSDVAYWYLEPEDAAPGRARRLARRALSRWGLDDLADEVELLVSEVVTNAVRYAERPVTLRLLRTDILRCEVGDDSPQLPRQRRARETDEGGRGLFLVNRLARRWGATRLSTGKVVWFEMATRGQ; from the coding sequence GTGACGGAGCACCCCACCTCCCACGAAGGCCGGCAGCCTCTGGCGGCCCGGCAGCAGGAGCGCACCCGGCCCCGGCAGCAGGACGCCGCGGCCGCGGCCTCCGCTGCCGGGGTCCCGGCTCCGGCCGCGGCGCCGAACCCCGGTCCAGGAGCGGCCGCCGTCTCCGAGGCGCAGGCGGCCACCCGCCGCGAGGGCGACCGGCTGCGCTTCGTCGGCGCGGCGACCCGGCGGATCGCCCGGGGCATAGACCTGGACGAGATCGTCCTCGGGCTGTGCCGGGCCAGCGTGCCGACGTTCTCCGACGCGATCCTGGTCTATCTGCGCGACCCGCTCCCGGTGGGCGACGAGCGCCCGGTGAGCCCGTTCGTCCTGCGGCTGCGCCGCAGCGACCGGCTGCGCGTCAGCGGCGAGGAGGGCGGCGAGGCGTCCGGCTCCGAGACCGAGCGGCTGCGTCCGCTGATCCTCGACCCGCAGGCCGACCTGATGCCCGCCGCCGAGCTGTGCGAGGTGCGGGCGGGCGGTGCGCTGGCCGAGGTGCTGCGCGGGGTGCGGCCGGTCTTCGGCGACTCCGCGGCGGCGCGGGCCGCCCTGCCGGAGCTGCTCGGCCCCGGCCGGTCCGTCCCCACCGGGCACCGGGCGATCCTCGCCCCGCTGCGCGGCCGGCGCCGGGTCATCGGGGCCGCGGTGTTCGTGCGCGGCACCGAGCGCACCCCGTTCGAGGCCAGCGATCTGCTGGTCGCGGCGCAACTGGCGACGCACACCGCGCTCGGCATCGACAAGGCCGTGCTGTACGGGCGCGAGGCCTACATCGCCGACGAGTTGCAGCGCACGATGCTGCCCGACTCGCTCCCCCAGCCCACCGGCGTCCGGCTTGCCTCGCGCTACCTCCCGGCGGCCGAGACGGCCCGGGTCGGCGGGGACTGGTACGACGCGATCCCGCTGCCCGGCAGCCGGGTCGCGCTGGTCGTCGGCGATGTGATGGGCCACTCCATGACGTCGGCGGCGATCATGGGCCAGCTCCGGACGACGGCGCAGACCCTGGCGCAGCTCGACCTGCCGCCGCAGGAGGTCCTGCACCACCTGGACGAGCAGGCGCAGCGCCTGGGCAGCGACCGGATGGCGACCTGCCTGTACGCGGTCTACGATCCGGTCGCCCACCGGATCACCATCGCCAACGCCGGACACCCGCCGCCCGTGCTGCTGCACCTGGGCGGGCGGGCCGAGGTGCTGGTGGTGCCGCCGGGCGCCCCGATCGGGGTGGGCGGCGTCGACTTCGAGGCCGTCGAGCTGGACGCCCCGGCCGGCGCCACGCTGCTCCTCTACACCGACGGTCTGGTGGAGTCGCGGCTGCGGGACGTGTGGACGGGCATCGAGCAGCTGCGGGAGCGCCTCGCGGCGACCGCGCAGCTCACCGGCCCGGACCACTCGCCGCCGCTGGAGGCCCTCTGCGACGACGTGCTGGACATGCTCGGCCCGGGTGACCGGGACGACGACATCGCGCTGCTCGCCGCCCGCTTCGACGGGATCGCGCCGAGCGACGTGGCGTACTGGTACCTGGAGCCGGAGGACGCGGCTCCGGGCCGGGCCCGCCGGCTGGCCCGGCGGGCGCTGAGCCGCTGGGGCCTTGACGACCTGGCGGACGAGGTGGAGCTGCTGGTCAGCGAGGTCGTCACCAACGCGGTGCGCTATGCGGAGCGGCCGGTGACGCTGCGGCTGTTGCGGACCGACATCCTGCGCTGCGAGGTCGGCGACGACTCCCCGCAGCTGCCCCGGCAGCGCCGGGCGCGGGAGACGGACGAGGGCGGGCGCGGGCTGTTCCTGGTCAACCGGCTGGCCCGGCGGTGGGGGGCGACGCGCCTTTCGACGGGCAAGGTCGTCTGGTTCGAGATGGCGACCCGGGGGCAGTAA
- the fomD gene encoding cytidylyl-2-hydroxypropylphosphonate hydrolase, translating into MTGTGECARWAPGDQILWRYRDNGRAHRTAGVPPVHICRPVTVVQDTDELLAVWMAPGTECVRPVLADGTQVHAEPLATRYTAPRTTARSTWFGSGVLKLARPGDPWSVWLFWDRGWMFRNWYVNLEEPRTRWSGGVDSEDHFLDISVNPDRSWKWLDEDEFAQAQRVGLMDPETAARVREAGRAAVEVITGWGAPFRDGWEHWRPDPRWQVPPLPDDWDRTPARMPS; encoded by the coding sequence ATGACAGGTACGGGAGAGTGCGCACGCTGGGCGCCGGGGGACCAGATCCTCTGGCGCTACCGCGACAACGGCCGGGCCCACCGGACGGCCGGCGTCCCGCCCGTGCACATCTGCCGTCCGGTGACCGTCGTCCAGGACACCGACGAGCTGCTCGCCGTCTGGATGGCGCCCGGCACCGAATGCGTGCGGCCGGTGCTGGCCGACGGCACCCAGGTGCACGCCGAGCCGCTGGCCACCCGCTACACCGCGCCGCGCACCACGGCCCGCTCGACCTGGTTCGGCTCAGGGGTGCTGAAGCTGGCCAGGCCCGGGGACCCGTGGTCGGTGTGGCTGTTCTGGGACCGGGGCTGGATGTTCCGCAACTGGTACGTGAATCTGGAGGAGCCCCGGACCCGGTGGTCCGGAGGGGTGGATTCCGAGGATCACTTTCTCGACATCTCCGTGAACCCCGACCGGAGCTGGAAATGGCTCGACGAGGACGAGTTCGCCCAGGCTCAGCGCGTCGGTCTCATGGACCCGGAGACCGCGGCCCGGGTCCGGGAGGCGGGCCGCGCGGCGGTCGAGGTGATCACCGGGTGGGGGGCGCCGTTCCGGGACGGCTGGGAGCACTGGCGGCCTGATCCCCGGTGGCAGGTGCCGCCGCTGCCGGATGACTGGGACCGCACCCCTGCCCGTATGCCGTCGTGA